The DNA window GTCCGAGGCTAAGGAACGGGCGGGGCAGCGCTTGGGCGCGCCCCGCCCGTTTCGTGTTCCGAGGAGGAAAGCCGCCATGTTCGAAGCGCCCGAATGGCTGTGGTGGGTGATGCTGGTCTCGCCGCTGATCCTGACGCCGATCGTCGCCAATATCGCGCTTGCCCGCGCCAAGGAGCGGCCCGGGTTCGGCGCGATGATGGGCATCGGCGCTTTGGGTGCGGTTCCGCTCGCTTTGTTCATGGCCGCGACCCGAGAGGGCGGGCTGGGGGGCGGGTTCGTCTTTGCGCTTATCGTGCTTGCGGTCTGGGGCAGCACGGTCGGCGCGGCGCTGGCGAGCTATGTCGACTGGCTGCGGCGCGAGGATGCCAAGCGGCGGCCGCCGCAGGATCTGACCGAAGCCGAATGAGTTTCGCCGCCACTATCCTGACGCTCTACCCCGAGATGTTTCCGGGGCCGCTCGGCACGAGCATGGCGGGCCGCGCGCTCGAGCGGGGGGACTGGACCTGCGAGGCGGTGCAGATCCGCGATTTCGCAACCGACAGGCACCGCACGGTCGATGATACGCCCGCAGGCGGCGGGGCGGGAATGGTGCTCAAGTGCGACGTGATCGCGCGCGCGGTCGATCATGCCACCGCGCTGCAACCCCAAGCCCCGATCCTCGCCATGACCCCGCGTGGCAGACCGATCACGCAGGCGCGCATTCGGGAACTCGTCGAAGGGCCGGGCGTCACGATCCTGTGCGGCCGGTTCGAAGGCTTCGACGAGCGCCTGTTCGAGGCCCGCCCGCAAATCGAGGAAGTGAGCCTTGCCGACATCGTGCTTTCGGGCGGAGAACCCGCCGCGCTCGCCATACTCGACGCTTGCATTCGGCTGCTTCCCGGCGTAATGGGCGCGGCTTCTAGCGGCGAGGAGGAATCCTTCGAGGACGGCCTCATCGAATATCCGCATTACACCCGACCTGCGACATGGGAAGGGCGCACGATCCCCGAAGTGCTGCGATCGGGGGATCATGCGAAAATCGCCGCCTGGCGCAAGTCCATGGCGCGCGAGACGACACGGTTACGCAGGCCCGATCTATGGGAGCGTCATGGGGACGCTCCGGACCGGTCTGCCTCTGGCGCGCAGCGTGAAAAGAAGGAATGGGACCAGTGAACCTGATCCAGCAAATCGAAGCCGAGGAAATCGGCAAGGTCGAACGAGAAATTCCCAGCTTCCGGGCCGGCGACACCGTGCGTGTCGGCGTCAAGGTCAAGGAAGGCAACCGCGAGCGTGTGCAGAACTTCGAAGGCGTGGTGATCGCGCGTTCGAACCGCGGCATGGGCTCGAACTTCACGGTGCGCAAGATCAGCTTCGGCGAGGGCGTCGAGCGCGTCTTCCCGCTCTACTCGCCGATCATCGACGACATCACCGTGGTCCGCCGCGGCGTCGTGCGCCGGGCCAAGCTGTATTATCTGCGCGGCCGCACCGGCAAGCGCGCGCGCATCGCCGAACGCCGCGAGAACGCGCCCAAGGCGTAAGCCTCGCGCTCCAAGCGAATTCAAAAAGGGCGGCTCCGCGAGGGGCCGCCCTTTTTCGTGCGCGAGCCTTTGCAATTCGCGCGCGCTTTCGTCATGTCGGCTGCCAGCAATGACGAAACGAAGGGGCCGTCCTTGAAATGCGCTTGTCGATACTTGCAGCCGCAGGTGCTGCGATCCTTTCTTCCCAGCCCGCTCTTGCCGACGACACCATGATGGCAGAGCCCGAACTCACCTTCGAGCGGGTCTTCGCCTCGCCCTCCCTGAATGGCCCCACGCCGCGCCAGGCGAAGCTGTCGCCTGACGGCAAGTACCTCACGCTGCTCAGGAATCGCGAGGACGACCTCGAACGGTACGACCTGTGGGGCTACGACACCGCGACGCGCGAATGGCGCATGCTGGTCGACAGCGAGGCGATCGGCACGGGCCGCGAACTGTCCGAGGACGAGAAGATGCAGCGCGAACGCGCGCGGGTCGGGAACCTCAAGGGCATCATCTCCTATCAATGGGCAAGCGACGGGTCGGGCGTGCTCGTGCCGCTGGACGGCGACCTCTATTTCGCCAATCTCGACGGCAGCGTGACGCGGCTGACCGACACCGAGGGCAGCGAACTCAATCCCAAGCTTTCGAGCAAGGGCGGGTACGTCTCCTTCGTGCGCGACCGCCAGCTGTGGGTCGGCCCGTTCGGAGAGGAAGCGCGCCCGATCACGCCAAGGGAAGCGGACACGATCCGCTGGGGCGAAGCGGAATTCGTCGCGCAGGAGGAAATGGGCCGCCTCACCGGTTACTGGTGGTCGCCCAACGACCTCAGGATTGCCGTCCAGCGCACCGACGAAAGCCCGGTCGGCATCGTCACCCGCGCCGCGATCGGGGCGACGGGTACGAAAGTGTTCGATCAGCGATATCCGGTGGCGGGCTCGGACAATGCGATCGTCCAGCTTTACGTGATGGACCCCGACGGCGGCAACCGGGTCAAGGTCGATCTGGGAGAGGAAACCGACATCTATCTCGCCCGCGTCGATTGGGGACCGGACGATTATCTGTATGTGCAGCGCCAGGACCGCGCGCAGACAAGGCTCGACATGCTGCGCGTCGATCCCGAGACGGGCGCAAGCGAGATCTGGTTCACGGAGAAATCCGCCCGGCCCGATTACTGGATCAACCTGTCGGACAATTACCGCTTTCTGAAAGACGGCAGCCTGCTGTGGTGGTCGGAGCGGTCGGGCTTTGGCCAGTTCTATCGCTTCGATGGCAGCGAATGGACCCAGCTGACCCAAGGCAATGCGCCCGCGACCAGCCTCGACGGTGTCAACGAGGAGGAGAACGCGCTGTTCTACACCCGGGTCGACGACGTGCTGACGACGCAGGTCTACCGCGCCGCACTCGATATGGCGGTGGAGCCCCAGCGTCTGACCGATCCCGACTACACCAACAGCGCCAGCATGGACGCAAAGGGCCGCGCATTGCTCGTGACGAGGTCGAAACCCGACCAGCCGCCGCAGAGCTATCTCGCAGGGCGCGAAGGGCAGCGGATCACCTGGATAGAAGAAAACGCGCTCGACGCCGATCACCCCTACACGCCGTTTCTATTGAGCCATGTCATGCCCGAATACGGCACGATTCCGGCCGAGGACGGGACGGAACTTCACTACATGATGCTCAGGCCCGAGATGGAGCCGGGGAAGCGATATCCCGTGTTCTACTACCACTATTCCGGCCCGGGCCCGCAGCTGGTGAACAAGGGCTGGACCGGCGCGCTCGCGCAGGCGGTGGTCGATCGCGGCTATATCTGGTTCGCGCTCGACAATCGCGGGTCGGCCAATCGGGGCGTCGATTTCGAGCAGCCCATCTACCGTGCGATGGGCGGCGTCGAAGTGCGTGACCAGAAGGCCGGGGCCGAATGGCTGAAAAGTCGGTCCTTCGTAAATCCCGACAAGATAGCGATCTATGGCTGGTCCTATGGCGGCTACATGACGATCAAGCAGCTCCAGGCCGATCCGGGCCTCTACGCCGCGGGCATTTCGGGCGCGCCGGTGACCAAGTGGGAGCTTTACGACACCCATTACACCGAGCGCTACATGGGCGATCCGAACGAGGTTCCCGAAGCCTATGCAACGGCGAGCGCGATCGCGAATGCGGGGACGATCAGCGACCCGCTGCTCATCGTCCACGGAATGGCGGACGACAACGTCGTATTCGAGAATTCCTCGGAGATCATCGCCGCGCTGCAGGAAGGCAACGTCCCGTTCGAAATGATGCTCTATCCCGGCTACACGCACCGCGTATCGGGCGAGAACATCTCGCCCCATCTGTGGAACACGATCTTCCGCTTCCTCGAAAGCCACGATGTGACGCCGCCGGAATGATGCGCGAAGGTGCCTGCTGCCCCATTATCCGGGCGGAATGACCTGAGGCGCGCAAGACATGGTTGTCGCAGCGGCGCGAGTCGCTATCTCGCTCACGGCAACACAAAAGGAGAATGCGAATTGGGCTATCGGGTGGCCATCGTCGGGGCGACCGGCAATGTCGGGCGTGAAATGATGCAGATCCTCGCCGAACGCGAGTTTCCGGTGGACGAGGTCGCTGCGGTAGCCTCCGGTCGCTCCACCGGGACCGAGGTCGAATATGGCGACACCGGCAAGATGCTGAAATGCCGGAACATCGAGCATTTCGATTTCGCGGGCTGGGACATCGCGCTGTTCGCGGCCGGAAGCGGCCCGGCCAAGGAATACGCGCCCAAGGCCGCGGCGGCGGGATGCGTCGTGATCGACAATTCCTCGCTCTACCGCATGGATCCCGACGTGCCGCTGATCGTGCCCGAGGTGAACCCGGACGCGATCGACGGCTATACCAAGCGCAACATCATCGCCAATCCCAACTGCTCGACCGCGCAGCTCGTGGTCGCGCTGAAGCCGCTCCATGATTTCGCGACGATCAAGCGGGTGGTGGTCTCGACCTACCAGTCGGTCTCCGGCGCGGGCAAGGCGGGGATGGACGAGCTGTTCGAACAGTCGCGCGCGATCTTCGTCGGCGATCCCGTGGCCCCGGCCAAGTTCACCAAGCAGATCGCCTTCAACGTCATTCCCCATATCGACGTCTTCCTCGAGGACGGCTCGACCAAGGAGGAATGGAAGATGGTGGTCGAGACGAAGAAGATCCTCGATCCCAAGATCAAGCTGAACGCGACCTGCGTGCGCGTGCCGGTCTTTGTCGGCCATTCCGAGGCGATCAACATCGAATTCGAGAACGAGATCTCCGCGGAACAGGCCCAGGAAATCCTGCGCGAGGCCCCCGGCATCATGCTCGTCGACAAGCGCGAGGACGAGGGATACGTCACCCCCGTCGAATGTGCGGGCGACAGCGCGACCTACATCTCGCGCGTGCGGGAGGACCCGACGGTCGATAACGGGCTGACCCTGTGGTGCGTTTCCGACAACCTGCGCAAGGGCGCGGCATTGAACGCGGTGCAGATCGCCGAACTGCTCGGGCGGCGGCATCTCCAGAAAGGGTGAGCGCGATGCGGCCTGCCATTCTTGCCGGGGCCATGCTGGCGCTTGCCGCCTGCGGAAGCGAACCCGAGGAAGCGTCGCTCGAGGAGACGCCGGCCCGGCAGGCGATCGAGGCCAATGCCGTGCGCCTTTCTGGCGAGGGCCTGGCGGTCGGGGGCGAGGCGTTCTTCTTCAATGCCGGACGAAACGAGGTCGAGACCGCGCTTGCGAAAGTGCTGGGTGAGCCGAGCCGGAGCGACACCAACACCGAATGCGGTGCAGGCCCGATCGATTTCACCGATTTCGACGGCGGGCTGACGCTGCATTTCCAGGAGGCTGCGCTCGTCGGGTGGAACTGGCACCTGCCCTATGAGGGCGATGCTCCCACGGCCGAGAATGTCGCGCTTGCGGGCGGAGAAACCCTCGGCGCCTCGCGCGCCTCGGTCGAGGGGCGCGAGGGTTTCGTGCTTGTCGAAGGCAGCACTCTGGGCGAGGAATTCGTGCTCGCCAGCGGTGTGGGCGGCTTCATCGAGGAAGGCGAGGTCGCGATGCTGCACGCCGGAACCCAATGCTTCTTGCGATGAGGCGGGACAGGCGATGACACTGGCTTGCGACCTCTATTTCAGTTTCCGTTCGCCCTATTCCTATCTTGCGATCGGCCGCTACCGCGCGATGATGCAGGAATACGATCTCGACATTACGCTGCGTCCGGTCTGGCCGCTTGCCGTGCGCCAGCCGGATTTCTTCGAGCGCAATCACCCCAACTGGCTCGGTTACACGATGCGCGACATGATGCGGGTGGCGCAGTTTCACGACATTCCCTTCGGTCCGCCCATGCCCGATCCGATCGTGCAGGACGTCAACACCCGCCAGATCAGCGCCGACCAGCCTCATATCAGGCGGATCACCCGGCTCGGTCAGGCTGCGGCGCGGCGGGGCAGGGGGATCGCCTTCGCGCACGAGGCGGGCAAGCTCATCTGGGGCGGGGCCACGGGCTGGAACGAGGGCGAGCATCTGAAAGGCGCGGCCGAGAGGGCCGGGCTCGATTTCGCGCAGATGGAGGCCGAGGCCGTGGACGATGCCGAAGCGCTCGATGTCGAAATCGCCGCCAATCAGGCTGCGCTCGAAGCCGCTGGCCATTGGGGCGTGCCGACCCTCGTCTTCGAGGGCGAACCGTTCTTCGGGCAGGACAGGATCGAGATTGTGAAATGGCGGATGAAGCAGAAGGGCCTCGCGCCGAGGGCTGCGGAGCAGTGAACGTCAGCCTCTTTGCGATCGGCCATGTGCGCGGCGGGCGCGATAGGGTCGAGGACGATCAATGGGGCCATGTCGAGGCGGTCATCGAACTCGACCCCGCCCGTTTCGGGCCAGAGGCGCTGGAGGGGCTCGACGAATTCAGCCATGTCGAGGTGATCTTCCTCTTCGACCGGGTCGACGAAAACGCGGTTCACACCGGCGCGCGTCACCCGCGCGGGATGAGCGACTGGCCGTGCGTCGGTATTTTCGCCCAGCGCGGAAAGGACCGTCCCAACCGGCTTGGCCTGACCACCTGCGAGGTCATCGGGATCAAGGGCCTGTCCGTTTCCGTGCGCGGGCTCGATGCGGTGAACGGCACGCCCGTTCTCGACCTCAAGCCGGTGATGAGCGGCTTCCGCCCGCGCGGAGAGCTGCGTGAGCCGCAATGGGCGCGCGATATCATGAAGGATTACTGGTGAGCGATCACACGACCACCCATTTCGCCTCGTTCGACGGCACGAAGCTCGCGCTTCACCGGCAGGGCGAGGGGCGGCCCGTCCTGCTGCTCCACGGCCTGTTCTCGAGCGCGCAGATGAACTGGCTCAAATGGGGCCATGCCGCACGGATCGCCGGTGCTGGTTTCGAGGCGATCATGCTCGATTTCAGGGTCCATGGCGAAAGCGAAAGCCCACGCGAGCCGGAACGTTATCCAAAGGACGTGCTGGTGCGCGACGTCGCGGCCCTGGCGGAACATCTCGGGCTGGAGGAGGGCGACTTCGACCTCGTCGGCTTTTCCCTCGGCGCCCGCACCGCGCTTCATGTCGCCGCACGCGGGGTTCTGTCGCCCCGGCGCATGGTCGTGTGCGGGATGGGCGTCACCGGGCTGACCGGGTGGCAGCAGCGCGCGGCGTTCTTCAAGCGGGTGATCGACGAGTTCGACACGATCGAGCGCGGCGATCCCGCCTGGCAATCGCGGCAATTCCTCAAATCGCAGGGCGTCGATCGGGTCGCGGCGCGGCTGCTGCTCGATGCGATGGGCGATCTCGAACTCGAGGCGCTCGAGAACGTCGCCTGCCCCGCACTCGTGGTGTGCGGCGTCGATGACCGCGACAACGGTTCGGCGAGCCACCTTGCGCAATTGCTGCCCGATGCGCGCTACGAGGAAGTGCCCGGCGCACATCTCGACAGCGCGACCCGGCCCGAACTGGGCGAGGCAATCGTGGATTTCCTGAAGGACTGACGTCGAAGGGAAATTAGTGGGCCCCCGCCGCAGACGGATCGGCGGGGGCCCGGGCTCTCCGGCCTCACGGGGGCTATGGCCGGTGAGCGTACCGATCGTCGCAAGGATCGGTATCAGTTTTCGTTGTCCAGTGGAAGCAACATTATCTCATGTCATTCAAGGAATCCAGCAAAATGCGATGCGACCTGCTTAGCAATAGAGACAGGGCGTTCGCGAACTGCGCTTTGACGCGGCTCCGTCACCCGTTATGCTCATCTCCATGAGATCGAGGGACATGCCGGGGCTGCTCGCACTGACGGGGGCAATGCTGCTAGCAGCCGGATGCGCAGCCGCACCAAAGCCGGACGGGGCGGCGGGCGCGGGCAGTGTCTCCGCCCCGGCGACGCTGTTCGTCGCGGGCAAGCGCGGCAACACCCTGTCGAAAATCGCTCTTGAAAGCGGCGAGGAAGTCCTGCGCAAGGACAGCTGCACCAATCCGCACGAACTCGCGACTTCGCCCGATGGCATGTTCGTGGCGCTCGCCTGTTATGGCGGGACGACCGTGGACCTGTTCTCGGCAGCCACGCTCGAACGGGTCGCCAGCATCGATCTCGGCGAAAATGCCCGCCCGCACGGGATCGTGTGGCACGAAAGCGGCGACATCTTCGCCACCGCCGAGGGACGAGGCTCCCTTTTCCGCATCGCGGGCCCGCTGACGGACGAACGGGCCCTGTTCGAATTCGCCACCGGCAAGGAAGGCAACCACATGCTCGCCGTCAGCGCTGATGCGAAGACGGCATGGACCACCGATCTCGGCTCGCGCACGGTGACGCGGATCGACCTCGTCACCCGCCGCGCGCCTTTTTCGGTGACGGTGGGGGAGGAGCCCGAAGGTATCGCGCTCACCCCTGACGGAGGCGCACTGTGGGTCTCAGCGCGCGGATCGAACCAGGCCTTCGCGCTCGATCCCGTAACAATGAAAGTGCGCGAGACGGTCGCGACCGGGCGCTTCCCGCTGCGGATCGCGATCCGGCCCCAGGGCGATGTCGCGGTCACGTCGGACCTGATGGACGGCTCGCTCTCGGTCATCGACCTCGACGGGGCCGAGGTGATCCGTACGATCCGCGTCTCCGGTCCCGAGGCGGCGCAGGACCGGTTCCAGGTGACGATCCTGTGGTCGGACGACGGCCGGCGCATCTATGTCGCGGAGACCGCGAGCGACACCATCGCCGAGGTCGATTACGCCAGTGGCACCGTCCTGCGCCGCCTTGCGGCAGGTGAGGGCGGGGACGGGCTGGCCATCCTGCCGTGAACCCCTTTCCCGATCCCCCCCGCATCCTGCCCGTCGTCGGCTGGCGCGAAATGGTCGATCTGCCCGAGCTCGGCCTTGCGCGGATACCGGCCAAGATCGACACAGGCGCGCGCACATCTTCGCTTCACGGGCAGGTGATCGACGAATTCGCGCGCAACGGCGAGAAATACGTGCGTTTCGCGGTCGACTGGGACGGCGAGCGGCACGAATGCGAGGCGGTTCATGTCGATATTCGCGGTGTCACCAGTTCGAATGGCGAAACCCAGCGCCGCTATGTCATCAAGACCCCGCTGACGATCGGCGAGGTTCGCTTCCGCGCCGAGATCAGCCTGGCCGACCGGTCGGACATGAAATTCCCGATGCTGGTCGGCCGCTCGTCGCTGCGTCGCCGCTTTGTCGTCGATAGCGGATATTCATGGCTGCAATCTCGCGGCATGGAGGCGGTGAAGGGACATCGGCCCTGACCCGCCGGCCCGATTCGCCCCCGTTTCACTCAGACCAAGGTTTGCCTTCATGAAAATCGCGATGCTGGCCCGCAATCCGAACCTCTATTCGCATATCCGGCTGAAGGAAGCGGCGGAGCAGCGCGGGCACGAGCTCGACATTCTCAACACGACCCGCTGCACGGTCCATATCGCGAGCCATCGGCCGGAGGTCTATTACAACGGCGAGCCGATGATCGGTTATGACGCGGTGATCCCGCGTATCGGGGCCTCGATCACCAATTACGGCCTCGCGATCCTCAGGCAGTTCGAGATGCGCGGCTGCTGGCCGCTGAATGAAAGCGTCGCGATCGGGCGCAGCCGCGACAAGCTGCGCAGCTTGCAGATCCTCGCCAAGCACGGGTTAGGACTGCCGCTCACTGCCTATGCCAATGATCCCAAGCAGGCCGAAGAGATCATCAAGGCGGTCAAGGGCCCTCCGGTCGTCATCAAGCTGCTCGAGGGAACGCAGGGTATCGGCGTCGTGCTCGCCGAGACGATGTCGAGCGCGAAGTCGGTGATCGAGGCGTTCCGCGGCGCGAACGTCAACATCCTCGTGCAGGAATTCATCAAGGAAGCGGGCGGGACCGACATCCGTGCGCTTGTCGTCGGGGGCAAGGTGGTGGCCGCGATGAAGCGCACCGGGGCGGCGGACGATTTCCGCTCCAACCTCCATCGCGGCGGCAGTGCGCAGGTCATCAAGATCACGCCAGAGGAACGCTCCACCGCCGTGCGCGCGGCCAAGCGGATGGGGCTGAACGTGTGTGGGGTCGACATGCTGCGGTCCAATCACGGCCCCGTCATCATGGAAGTCAATTCATCACCCGGCCTCGAAGGCATCGAAAGCGCGACGGGGAAGGACGTTGCAGGCCAGATCATCGCCTTCATTGAGGCGAACGCGAAGGTAGGCAGGACCAAGACGCGCGGTCAGGGGTAAGGGGCCGGGGCGCCTTCTCCGCCCGAGCCCTGGCCGGTCTATCCAACGGTCATCCAGCGCCGGGCGGTCCAGACCGGACCCGACAGCTCGCGTCTTGAAATGAGCATGAATGGCGCTCGCGAGCGGCTTCATGCCGGTTTCCTTCGAGCGCTGATGCGCAAGCGGAACGCTTGGATCATGCCGCTCGCAATTGCCCCACGAACCGCGTGGTCGAGCTTTCGAGCCCCTCGACATGCTTGAGCAGGGCGGCGGCGGCGCGGTCGATTTCGGCGGCGAGTTCGCGCGTCGTTTCGGCGGTCCCTTCGAGCGAGCGGCTGCGCTGTGCCATCGTGCCGATATCCTCGGCGGCGCTGCGGGCGTAGTTCTCGATCGTGTCGGCCGATTTGCGCTGGCCTTCCACGTCCCAACGGATCGCGTGCGCGGCCTGATCGAGTTCGGCGATGACCTCGGCGATATTGTCGAAACTGGTCTGCGCATCCATCGTGCCAGAGCGGATGCCGGACAGAAAGGCGTCGATCTCGGTCGCAGCGTTGCCGGCCTGCCGGGCGAGCGACTTCACCTCCTGGGCGACGATTGTGAAACCCTTGCCCTGCGCACCTGCGGAGGCGGCCTCGATCGCGGCATTGAGAGCGAGCAGATTGGTGCGCTCTTCGATGCGGGCGATGGCGCGGGTCGCCTCGCCGATCGTGTCGGAATGCTGGGCAAGCGAGCCCACCGCCTCACCGCCCGAGGAGGAACGCTCGGTCGCGCGGGCGGTGAGTTCCTTCTGCTGGCTGACATTGCCTGCAATGCTGGCGATCGCGCCCGAAAGGTCCGCGATCCCGCGCGCGACGGTACCTGCCGCCTTGTTCGCCTTTTCGGCCGCCCCTGCGACTTCGCCCGCGCGCACGCCCGCCTCCCGCGCCACCGCGTCGAGCGCCTTGGTCGTGCGTTCGAGCAATTGCGCAGTCGCCACCAGCGAGTTCGTAAGTCCGCCGATCGTGTTTTCGAAATCGCGCGCGATGCCGGCAAGGGTGCTGCGGCGTTCCTTTTTGGCGGCGCGTGCAGCTTCTTCGCGTGCCTCGCGCTAGTGCGCGATGAGCTTGCGCGCTTCCCTGAGCGCAGCGCCCTTTTCGCTGAGTTGTTCGGCCAGTTCGACGCCATTCGCGCGCGTCTCTCCCAATACGGTGAGCGAACGGCGCAGCACGTCCGCTATGAGCGCCAGCCTTACCGACGCGGCGGCGAGAGCGATCACGTGGATGGAGATGTCGCCCATGTGGACCTCGCGGCCATAGGTCCATTCGGGCGCGAGCAGGCCGAGCGCAACGTGGTGGAACGCTATAAGCGCCCCGGACAGCATGATGGGCCGGGAATCGCACGTCCAGACGAGCGCGGCGAGGGCGGGGAAGAAATAGAGATGCATCTCCATCTGAAGCCCGCCTGCATCCATCACGGCGATGAGGAGGGCCGGTTGGGCCGCGGGCACCACCGCGACGGCAAGCCGGGCGGCGCCGTCCGTGCGGCCCGTGCGCTGGTGAAGCGTAGGCAGGGCGTTGGCGAGCGCGCTCAGGAGGGCGGCAATGATCGCCTCGCGGCCAAGCGGAAAGGCCAGCACGGCAAGCATGGCGGTGACCGTCCAGCCCGCGATGACGATAGAGACGAGACCGCGCTGCCTGACGCGCCCCACTTCGCTGTCCATCCTGTCCGCCTCCCACCCTTTGGCTTGCCCATCTCGTGATGAGCGCCGGGCGGGCGGGCCCTGCAGGGGATCGAGTGGCCCGCCCGGATACCCCGGACAGGCCCATTGTGACGCAATCGGGTTAGCGCGCCCGAGCCGCGGTCCTGCGTATGTTTGCGGTGTGGGGCGGCCTGCGGGCTCGCCACACCGCAGCCGGCGTCACCGGAAAGGCGGTTCGTTGAATGCGCGCAGTTTCCTGCTGTGCAGCCGGTCGCCTTCGTCGCGCAGGCGCTTGCACGTCTCAAGCCCGATCTGGAGATGCGCCGCGATCGCTTCCTCGTAGAACTTGTTGGCCTGCCCCGGCAGCTTGATCTCTCCGTGGAGCGGCTTGTCCGAGACGCACAGCAGCGTGCCGTAGGGCACGCGGAAGCGATAGCCCTGCGTCGCGATGGTCGCGCTTTCCATCTCGATCGCGATCGCGCGGCTCTGTGAGAAGCGGAAGGCCGAAGAGGAATAACGCAGTTCCCAGTTGCGATCGTCGGTGGTGACGACCGTGCCGGTGCGCATGCGCTGTTTGAGGTTCGCGCCCTGGACGCCCGACACTTCCTCCGCCGCGCCGGCAAGCGCCTGCTGCACTTCGGCGATGGGCGGGATGGGAATCTCGGGCGGCAGCACGTCGTCGAGCACGTGATCGTCGCGCAAATAGGCATGGGCGAGAACGAAGTCGCCGATCTTCTGGCTCGAACGAAGCCCGCCGCAATGGCCGATCATGAGCCAGGCATGGGGGCGCAACACGGCAAGGTGATCGCAGATCGTCTTGGCGTTGGACGGACCCACGCCGATATTGACGAGCGTGATGCCGCGCCCGTCCTCGCGGATGAGGTGATAGGCGGGCATCTGGTGGCGACGCCAGGCGGTGTCGCTGAGCTGCTCCTGCGCGTTCTCGGCCGCATCGGTAATGTGCAAGCCGCCCGCGCCGGTCAGGTCCGTGTAGCCGCCCTTGCCGATCTGTTTCGCGCCCCAGTTCACGAATTCATCGACATAGCGGTGATAGTTCGTGAAGAGGATGAAATCCTGGAAATCCTCGACCCGCGTGCCGGTGTAATGGGCGAGCCGGGCAAGCGAATAGTCGGTGCGCAGAGCGTCGAACAGCGAGAGCGGCATGTCGCGCTCCTCGTCGAACTCGATCCCGTCGGCGAGCTCGTCGCCGATGAGGGCAAGGTCGGTCGACGGGAAATATTGCGCGATTTCCTGCGGCGCGATGCCGACCATCGCCGCACCCGCCTCGCCGTCGAGGACATAGGGGAAGGGGATTTCCTGGCGCGACCGGCCGACGGTGACATTGATCTCGTATTCGGCCGCGATCAGGTCGAGCTGTTCCTTGAGGTAGGGCGCGA is part of the Erythrobacter litoralis genome and encodes:
- a CDS encoding YncE family protein, which translates into the protein MRSRDMPGLLALTGAMLLAAGCAAAPKPDGAAGAGSVSAPATLFVAGKRGNTLSKIALESGEEVLRKDSCTNPHELATSPDGMFVALACYGGTTVDLFSAATLERVASIDLGENARPHGIVWHESGDIFATAEGRGSLFRIAGPLTDERALFEFATGKEGNHMLAVSADAKTAWTTDLGSRTVTRIDLVTRRAPFSVTVGEEPEGIALTPDGGALWVSARGSNQAFALDPVTMKVRETVATGRFPLRIAIRPQGDVAVTSDLMDGSLSVIDLDGAEVIRTIRVSGPEAAQDRFQVTILWSDDGRRIYVAETASDTIAEVDYASGTVLRRLAAGEGGDGLAILP
- a CDS encoding ATP-dependent zinc protease — protein: MNPFPDPPRILPVVGWREMVDLPELGLARIPAKIDTGARTSSLHGQVIDEFARNGEKYVRFAVDWDGERHECEAVHVDIRGVTSSNGETQRRYVIKTPLTIGEVRFRAEISLADRSDMKFPMLVGRSSLRRRFVVDSGYSWLQSRGMEAVKGHRP
- the rimK gene encoding 30S ribosomal protein S6--L-glutamate ligase: MKIAMLARNPNLYSHIRLKEAAEQRGHELDILNTTRCTVHIASHRPEVYYNGEPMIGYDAVIPRIGASITNYGLAILRQFEMRGCWPLNESVAIGRSRDKLRSLQILAKHGLGLPLTAYANDPKQAEEIIKAVKGPPVVIKLLEGTQGIGVVLAETMSSAKSVIEAFRGANVNILVQEFIKEAGGTDIRALVVGGKVVAAMKRTGAADDFRSNLHRGGSAQVIKITPEERSTAVRAAKRMGLNVCGVDMLRSNHGPVIMEVNSSPGLEGIESATGKDVAGQIIAFIEANAKVGRTKTRGQG
- a CDS encoding methyl-accepting chemotaxis protein, encoding MATAQLLERTTKALDAVAREAGVRAGEVAGAAEKANKAAGTVARGIADLSGAIASIAGNVSQQKELTARATERSSSGGEAVGSLAQHSDTIGEATRAIARIEERTNLLALNAAIEAASAGAQGKGFTIVAQEVKSLARQAGNAATEIDAFLSGIRSGTMDAQTSFDNIAEVIAELDQAAHAIRWDVEGQRKSADTIENYARSAAEDIGTMAQRSRSLEGTAETTRELAAEIDRAAAALLKHVEGLESSTTRFVGQLRAA
- a CDS encoding AMP nucleosidase; translation: MTPISSILEQLQQHYSDAVKTLREDVIAFGRDGTIPPARKRQDGSYAYPELTLRYSGRDSSGADADDRTRAFGRLEMAGTYTTTITRPDLFAPYLKEQLDLIAAEYEINVTVGRSRQEIPFPYVLDGEAGAAMVGIAPQEIAQYFPSTDLALIGDELADGIEFDEERDMPLSLFDALRTDYSLARLAHYTGTRVEDFQDFILFTNYHRYVDEFVNWGAKQIGKGGYTDLTGAGGLHITDAAENAQEQLSDTAWRRHQMPAYHLIREDGRGITLVNIGVGPSNAKTICDHLAVLRPHAWLMIGHCGGLRSSQKIGDFVLAHAYLRDDHVLDDVLPPEIPIPPIAEVQQALAGAAEEVSGVQGANLKQRMRTGTVVTTDDRNWELRYSSSAFRFSQSRAIAIEMESATIATQGYRFRVPYGTLLCVSDKPLHGEIKLPGQANKFYEEAIAAHLQIGLETCKRLRDEGDRLHSRKLRAFNEPPFR